One Pocillopora verrucosa isolate sample1 chromosome 10, ASM3666991v2, whole genome shotgun sequence genomic window carries:
- the LOC131782165 gene encoding uncharacterized protein produces the protein MHFPVIGECLGWRTTDCEELYGDLGQRIMTKELARDILLVLPCMLFSTCRTEYRITQSTRHTIKAFRRQGRANLLKAEQNGEDGAFKLSFTGNITGPRTGTEFVFKTYFKGSSFSHYAIHPADWPEYLLAVDGRSLVVKRPHNSTTELTRKNYGFLMKDLEFKYYDNKQNKDVKHELTVIVSKASRLPIESTTDGRVLLGSNWMDFRTWLSL, from the exons atgcactttcctgtaataggcgagtgtttgggatggagaacgacggattgtgaagaactgtatggcgacttAGGCCAAAGAataatgacaaaagaactggctcgggat ATCTTGCTTGTCCTACCCTGTATGTTATTTTCGACGTGCAGAACGGAATACAGAATCACCCAGAGCACAAGACACACAATAAAAGCTTTTAGGAGACAGGGCAGGGCCAATCTCCTCAAAGCTGAGCAGAACGGGGAAGACGGAGcctttaaactttcctttactGGAAACATAACAGGCCCCAGAACAG GCACAGAATTCGTCTTCAAAACATACTTCAAAGGTTCGTCTTTCAGTCATTACGCCATTCACCCAGCCGATTGGCCAGAGTATTTACTGGCTGTTGATGGACGAAGTTTGGTCGTAAAG AGACCACACAATTCAACAACGGAACTGACGAGAAAGAACTATGGGTTTTTGATGAAGGATCTTGAGTTCaaatattatgataataaaCAGAACAAAGACGTGAAACATGAGCTGACAGTAATAGTCTCCAAAGCCAGTCGCCTCCCGATTGAAAGTACTACGGATGGTCGCGTCCTTTTGGGCTCTAACTGGATGGACTTCAGAACATGGCTCTCTCTTTAA
- the LOC131782097 gene encoding histamine H2 receptor-like, with translation MTFKLLFDNLSENATQERNSTQVMPTLNENYLPLILLGFLSCLIVIVNSLVIVLVSRNKQLQTVTNLCLACLALSDLLSGLVAIPLIFACNLTVSDGLRFCIAMDLASRFIAISTILHLLVVTFERYVMIIYPMRYYRIVSKQRIGALMMFVWTFSLAVSLIQLIWISLGSTQTPNELYSDVIYSYSCFVGLVALPLLLLAAAYGRIFLVLRGQLRKIRRQLSHIRNSRGARQKRGQKRAVTILASMILAFIFGWFSYFLSSIFQDENIVVHFPPAVNILLLFMRFGTSLVNPLLYTLFKEDFRSVLRLFVFRDEQNHLNQIPLSTKAGRATTSD, from the coding sequence ATGACTTTTAAACTTCTCTTCGACAACCTAAGTGAAAACGCAACTCAAGAAAGAAACAGCACGCAGGTTATGCCAAcgttaaatgaaaattatctcCCTCTCATACTGTTAGGCTTTCTTTCATGCCTCATAGTCATTGTAAATTCTCTAGTGATCGTTTTGGTGAGCAGAAATAAGCAACTCCAAACAGTGACAAACTTATGCTTAGCTTGTTTAGCACTCTCTGATCTTCTCTCAGGGCTTGTCGCCATTCCTTTGATATTTGCCTGCAATCTCACCGTTTCAGACGGATTGCGCTTCTGTATTGCTATGGATCTGGCCTCCAGGTTCATAGCCATCTCGACAATATTACATCTTCTCGTCGTGACGTTTGAACGATACGTGATGATTATCTACCCCATGAGATATTACAGAATCGTGAGCAAACAACGAATAGGGGCCTTGATGATGTTTGTTTGGACCTTCTCTTTAGCTGTCTCGCTTATACAACTGATTTGGATCAGCCTTGGGTCAACTCAAACACCAAATGAACTTTACAGTGATGTTATTTACAGCTACAGCTGCTTTGTGGGCCTTGTCGCTCTTCCCTTATTACTCCTCGCGGCCGCTTATGGACGCATTTTCTTGGTGCTGCGCGGTCAACTACGAAAAATTCGACGACAATTGTCTCATATTCGGAACTCGAGAGGTGCTCGGCAAAAGCGGGGACAAAAACGTGCCGTGACCATTCTAGCCTCAATGATTCTCGCCTTCATTTTTGGTTGGTTTTCGTACTTCCTTAGCTCGATTTTCCAGGACGAGAATATAGTGGTACACTTTCCACCAGCCGTCAATATATTACTTCTTTTCATGCGATTTGGAACTTCCCTTGTCAATCCCCTCTTGTACACTTTGTTTAAAGAGGATTTTAGAAGTGTTTTAAGGTTGTTCGTTTTTAGAGATGAACAAAATCATTTGAACCAAATTCCATTGAGCACCAAAGCCGGTAGGGCAACGACATCTGATTAA
- the LOC131782130 gene encoding limbic system-associated membrane protein, translated as MTFRGAVFVACILGHFYLISGVTALRPKISVVDKAVLARKGSTVTLMCSATRVRKLTTSSSWEFNGQEIKNRNNKIIIPEPHYQTNKRKGNFTLTIKNVSDTDVGTYTCKVSKIHLDRMLEAKENIELSLQDEAVSVILPVVKALRSYVVTSEGSNVTLTCIGRRVKALDTMVKWKFEGQEIEESSNKIAIAQFLPKKRGNFSLHITNVSKEDIGNYSCVASTADFGKAIVKETFIHLNLFKTVSWPRGTYALPMPNSGCPITSEFTWSAGYHRQDTEETGPRSSWSSPLHLKGDKTPTQITQHFCVKTIETGGRLWPSGQYCIYRKGTCPGGFQEGEIKWDDEDTKNDNMAEGILPDGEYKKDTILQFCCRSDGSAENPIELPIREPFFLLKHSSRCQAVLGMRVTEEWLFWDCEDRENKNSYNGEVPASFITKDVKLHYCYYEKQ; from the exons ATGACTTTCCGAGGAGCTGTGTTTGTCGCCTGTATTTTAGGACATTTTTACTTAATTTCAG GTGTTACTGCTCTGAGGCCCAAGATCTCGGTGGTCGATAAGGCTGTTCTTGCACGAAAAGGTTCCACAGTAACCTTGATGTGCTCTGCCACGAGGGTTAGAAAACTTACAACCTCAAGCTCTTGGGAATTCAACGGACAAGAAATAAAGaacagaaacaacaaaataataataccAGAGCCACACTATcagacaaataaaagaaaaggaaactttacTTTAACCATCAAGAATGTTTCGGACACAGATGTTGGTACATACACCTGCAAAGTCTCCAAAATACACCTTGACAGGATGCTTGAGGCAAAGGAGAATATAGAGCTGTCACTTCAGGATGAAG CTGTCTCTGTAATCCTGCCAGTCGTTAAGGCACTTCGCTCCTACGTAGTGACCAGCGAGGGTTCCAATGTTACTTTGACGTGTATTGGTCGGAGGGTGAAAGCGCTCGATACCATGGTTAAATGGAAGTTCGAAGGCCAGGAAATCGAAGAAAGCTCAAACAAGATAGCCATTGCCCAATTCCTCCCAAAGAAACGAGGGAATTTTTCGTTACATATAACTAATGTCTCGAAGGAAGATATCGGTAATTATTCGTGTGTCGCATCTACGGCCGACTTTGGAAAGGCGATCGTCAAAGAAACTTTTATTCacttgaatttatttaaaactg TGTCGTGGCCCAGAGGAACTTATGCTTTGCCAATGCCAAATAGTGGCTGCCCAATTACAAGTGAGTTCACTTGGTCAGCGGGTTATCATCGGCAAGACACAGAGGAAACAGGTCCACGAAGTAGTTGGTCCAGTCCACTTCACTTGAAAGGAGATAAGACTCCCACCCAGATTACTCAGCATTTCTGTGTAAAGACAATTGAAACTGGGGGAAGACTTTGGCCATCAGGGCAATATTGTATATACAGAAAGGGAACGTGCCCAGGCG GATTTCAAGAAGGAGAGATCAAATGGGACGACGAGGACACGAAAAACGACAACATGGCTGAAGGCATTTTACCTGACGGTGAATACAAAAAGGATACTATTTTGCAGTTCTGCTGTCGATCAGATGGGTCAGCGGAAAACCCTATCGAGCTGCCCATTCGCGAGCCGTTTTTCCTCCTTAAGCACTCAAGCCGTTGTCAGGCAGTTTTGGGCATGCGTGTCACAGAAGAGTGGTTATTCTGGGACTGTGAAGAccgagaaaacaaaaactcgTACAATGGAGAGGTACCAGCGTCTTTTATTACGAAGGACGTCAAACTACATTACTGCTACTacgaaaaacaatga